The following proteins come from a genomic window of Miscanthus floridulus cultivar M001 chromosome 2, ASM1932011v1, whole genome shotgun sequence:
- the LOC136539420 gene encoding uncharacterized protein isoform X1 — translation MTTEEVAGLGHLLVFAFLFCFSAFMVAPVMTDVTMAALCPGRDECSLAIYLTGLQQAVTGLGALVLTPVVGNLSDRYGRKALLALPATASIVPLGILAYGRTKGYFYAYYITKTLTAMVSEGTMMCLSLAYVADRVPETRRAAAFGVFSGVCSAGFVASTVAARFLPASSTFQQRRAYIYMLALQVSAAAAVVTAVYMKVFLQETDGGASVSSCGSSGSDEEASRPLCLPSSSTSSEEASPRLLPLRKAPSLSELAAILTTSSTFSRAAVVTFFQSLGEAGLLSTLLYFLKAKFHYSKNQYANLLLIIGITGSFSQLTVMPLLVPKLGEQKLLVIALIASCGQAFLYSIAWSFWVPYLAASSVILSMLVTPCIRSIVSKKAGPFEQGMVQGCITGISSTASVISPLIFTPLTAWCLSEATPYYFKGFSLACAGFATLVAFATSISMRPAEVQPDRK, via the exons ATGACGACGGAGGAGGTCGCGGGGCTGGGGCACCTGCTGGTGTTCGCCTTCCTCTTCTGCTTCTCCGCCTTCATGGTGGCCCCCGTGATGACCGACGTCACCATGGCGGCGCTCTGCCCGGGACGCGACGAGTGCTCCCTCGCCATCTACCTCACTGGTCTCCAGCAAGCG GTTACTGGCCTGGGCGCGCTGGTCCTGACGCCGGTGGTCGGCAACCTGTCCGACAGGTACGGCCGGAAGGCGCTGCTGGCGCTACCCGCGACGGCGTCCATCGTTCCTCTCG GCATCCTGGCGTACGGCCGGACCAAGGGCTACTTCTACGCGTACTACATAACCAAGACGCTTACGGCGATGGTCTCCGAAGGCACCATGATGTGCCTCTCGCTTGCCTACGTG GCTGACAGGGTGCCGGAGACGCGGCGCGCGGCGGCCTTCGGTGTCTTCTCCGGCGTCTGCAGCGCCGGCTTCGTCGCCAGCACCGTGGCAGCCCGCTTCCTCCCCGCCTCATCCACGTTTCAG CAGCGTCGtgcgtatatatatatgcttgcGCTGCAGGTCTCAGCAGCGGCAGccgtggtgacggccgtctacatgaAGGTCTTCCTCCAGGAGACGGACGGCGGAGCCTCCGTGTCCTCctgcggcagcagcggcagcgacgAGGAGGCCTCCCGGCCGCTCTGCCTTCCCTCCTCCAGCACCAGCAGCGAGGAGGCGTCGCCGAGGCTTCTGCCACTTCGGAAGGCGCCGTCGCTGTCGGAGTTAGCGGCCATTCTTACCACCAG CTCAACTTTCTCCAGGGCGGCCGTCGTCACATTTTTCCAAAGCCTTGGTGAGGCAGGCTTACTAAGTACACTACTG TACTTCCTGAAGGCAAAATTCCATTATAGTAAGAACCAGTATGCCAATTTGCTACTGATCATTGGCATTACAGGAAGCTTCTCGCAG CTAACTGTGATGCCACTCCTAGTGCCAAAGCTAGGTGAACAGAAGCTACTTGTCATAGCACTTATAGCGAGCTGCGGGCAG GCATTCCTATACAGCATCGCATGGTCGTTCTGG GTCCCTTATCTTGCCGCAAGCAGTGTGATATTAAGCATGTTGGTCACACCTTGT ATAAGAAGCATCGTATCAAAGAAAGCAGGACCTTTTGAGCAG GGAATGGTCCAAGGGTGCATCACTGGAATAAGCTCAACTGCAAGTGTCATATCTCCTCTAATTTTTACTCCTCTCACAG CTTGGTGTCTATCAGAAGCTACGCCTTACTACTTCAAAGGTTTCAGCCTTGCCTGTGCTGGATTTGCAACG CTGGTAGCGTTTGCAACGAGCATAAGTATGAGGCCAGCGGAAGTGCAGCCAGATAGGAAATAG
- the LOC136539420 gene encoding uncharacterized protein isoform X2 yields MTTEEVAGLGHLLVFAFLFCFSAFMVAPVMTDVTMAALCPGRDECSLAIYLTGLQQAVTGLGALVLTPVVGNLSDRYGRKALLALPATASIVPLGILAYGRTKGYFYAYYITKTLTAMVSEGTMMCLSLAYVADRVPETRRAAAFGVFSGVCSAGFVASTVAARFLPASSTFQVSAAAAVVTAVYMKVFLQETDGGASVSSCGSSGSDEEASRPLCLPSSSTSSEEASPRLLPLRKAPSLSELAAILTTSSTFSRAAVVTFFQSLGEAGLLSTLLYFLKAKFHYSKNQYANLLLIIGITGSFSQLTVMPLLVPKLGEQKLLVIALIASCGQAFLYSIAWSFWVPYLAASSVILSMLVTPCIRSIVSKKAGPFEQGMVQGCITGISSTASVISPLIFTPLTAWCLSEATPYYFKGFSLACAGFATLVAFATSISMRPAEVQPDRK; encoded by the exons ATGACGACGGAGGAGGTCGCGGGGCTGGGGCACCTGCTGGTGTTCGCCTTCCTCTTCTGCTTCTCCGCCTTCATGGTGGCCCCCGTGATGACCGACGTCACCATGGCGGCGCTCTGCCCGGGACGCGACGAGTGCTCCCTCGCCATCTACCTCACTGGTCTCCAGCAAGCG GTTACTGGCCTGGGCGCGCTGGTCCTGACGCCGGTGGTCGGCAACCTGTCCGACAGGTACGGCCGGAAGGCGCTGCTGGCGCTACCCGCGACGGCGTCCATCGTTCCTCTCG GCATCCTGGCGTACGGCCGGACCAAGGGCTACTTCTACGCGTACTACATAACCAAGACGCTTACGGCGATGGTCTCCGAAGGCACCATGATGTGCCTCTCGCTTGCCTACGTG GCTGACAGGGTGCCGGAGACGCGGCGCGCGGCGGCCTTCGGTGTCTTCTCCGGCGTCTGCAGCGCCGGCTTCGTCGCCAGCACCGTGGCAGCCCGCTTCCTCCCCGCCTCATCCACGTTTCAG GTCTCAGCAGCGGCAGccgtggtgacggccgtctacatgaAGGTCTTCCTCCAGGAGACGGACGGCGGAGCCTCCGTGTCCTCctgcggcagcagcggcagcgacgAGGAGGCCTCCCGGCCGCTCTGCCTTCCCTCCTCCAGCACCAGCAGCGAGGAGGCGTCGCCGAGGCTTCTGCCACTTCGGAAGGCGCCGTCGCTGTCGGAGTTAGCGGCCATTCTTACCACCAG CTCAACTTTCTCCAGGGCGGCCGTCGTCACATTTTTCCAAAGCCTTGGTGAGGCAGGCTTACTAAGTACACTACTG TACTTCCTGAAGGCAAAATTCCATTATAGTAAGAACCAGTATGCCAATTTGCTACTGATCATTGGCATTACAGGAAGCTTCTCGCAG CTAACTGTGATGCCACTCCTAGTGCCAAAGCTAGGTGAACAGAAGCTACTTGTCATAGCACTTATAGCGAGCTGCGGGCAG GCATTCCTATACAGCATCGCATGGTCGTTCTGG GTCCCTTATCTTGCCGCAAGCAGTGTGATATTAAGCATGTTGGTCACACCTTGT ATAAGAAGCATCGTATCAAAGAAAGCAGGACCTTTTGAGCAG GGAATGGTCCAAGGGTGCATCACTGGAATAAGCTCAACTGCAAGTGTCATATCTCCTCTAATTTTTACTCCTCTCACAG CTTGGTGTCTATCAGAAGCTACGCCTTACTACTTCAAAGGTTTCAGCCTTGCCTGTGCTGGATTTGCAACG CTGGTAGCGTTTGCAACGAGCATAAGTATGAGGCCAGCGGAAGTGCAGCCAGATAGGAAATAG
- the LOC136539421 gene encoding uncharacterized protein, with the protein MRRPWRHPGPGAAVAARHGAADLCLREVGDLLPRRFARRAAGSEDLVMRLQIHRKLDRHTGCVNTVSFNEVGDTLISGSDDQRVMLWDWDTGTVKLEFHSGHGGNVFQARFMPCSDDQTIVTCAADGEVRLAKIQDGGDVSTTLLGEHGGRAHNLAIEPGSPYIFYSCGEDGLVQQFDLRTNTASKLFLCRSSFIKSLSSTRVQLNAITIDPRNPNLFAVGGSNAYARVYDIRKCKWDGSSDFGRTSDCYCPPHLVDDKSVGITGLAFSHLSELLVSYNEENIYLFPKNGGLGSDPKKSVKIGANEGCKSTMSASGHDVSQPAPQVYVGHRNCETVKRVSFIGPNDEYVASGSDCGRMFIWRKRDGKFLRAMEGDECIVNCIEPHPHAMTIASSGIDNDVKVWTPSAIERAPVVNVDELQSRPRKRRAKFWRFDLPDLLIQHVLASEHRQRSAEEDSSEDHEDNTGLLNLVLRAAVGGVSSSDDDDDDDDDEETSDASE; encoded by the exons ATGCGCCGCCCGTGGAGGCACCCGGGCCCAGGGGCCGCCGTCGCGGCGCGCCACGGCGCCGCGGACCTCTGCCTCCGCGAGGTCGGGGACCTCCTGCCACGACGCTTCGCCCGCCGCGCGGCCGGTTCCGAG GACCTTGTGATGCGGCTTCAGATTCATCGGAAGCTTGACAGGCACACGGGCTGCGTCAACACAGTGAGCTTCAATGAGGTCGGTGACACCCTCATATCGGGGTCCGATGACCAGAGGGTGATGCTGTGGGACTGGGACACCGGGACCGTCAAATTAGAGTTTCATTCAGGACATGGCGGCAATGTGTTCCAGGCACGGTTCATGCCCTGCTCAGATGATCAGACAATTGTCACTTGTGCTGCCGATGGCGAG GTGAGGCTTGCCAAGATACAGGATGGTGGTGACGTCTCCACAACATTGCTTGGTGAACATGGGGGAAGGGCTCACAATTTGGCCATAGAGCCCGGTAGCCCTTATATCTTCTACAGCTGTGGTGAGGATGGCCTTGTTCAACAA TTTGATCTCAGAACAAACACGGCCTCAAAACTATTTCTTTGCAGAAGCTCCTTCATTAAATCACTATCCTCAACTCGTGTCCAACTAAATGCGATTACAATAGATCCGAGGAACCCAAATCTTTTTGCTGTTGGAGGAAGCAATGCATATGCTCGTGTATATGACATCCGCAAGTGCAAGTGGGATGGATCATCTGATTTCGGTCGCACATCTGATTGCTATTGCCCACCACATCTTGTTGATGATAAGAGTGTTGGCATAACAGGGTTAGCGTTCTCTCACCTGAGTGAGTTGCTTGTATCTTACAATGAAGAGAATATTTATCTATTCCCTAAAAATGGAGGGCTGGGATCTGACCCCAAAAAATCTGTTAAGATTGGAGCAAATGAAGGGTGCAAATCAACAATGTCAGCATCTGGACATGATGTTTCTCAACCTGCACCTCAGGTATATGTCGGTCATCGCAATTGTGAAACTGTGAAGCGTGTGTCTTTCATTGGGCCAAATGATGAATACGTTGCTAGTGGGTCAGACTGTGGTCGGATGTTTATTTGGAGAAAGAGAGATGGGAAGTTTTTACGAGCCATGGAGGGTGATGAGTGCATTGTAAATTGCATTGAGCCTCATCCTCATGCTATGACAATTGCGAGCAGTGGAATTGATAATGATGTAAAAGTTTGGACTCCCTCTGCGATTGAGCGGGCACCTGTGGTAAATGTTGATGAG CTCCAGTCTAGACCTCGCAAGAGAAGAGCCAAGTTCTGGCGCTTTGACTTACCAGATCTGTTGATCCAACACGTACTGGCATCAGAACATAGGCAACGATCAGCTGAAGAAGATTCATCAGAGGACCATGAGGACAACACAGGATTACTTAATCTAGTGCTACGGGCTGCAGTTGGAGGTGTGTCatcatctgatgatgatgatgatgacgatgatgatgaagagaCCTCTGATGCCTCTGAATAG